A portion of the Nitrosopumilus sp. genome contains these proteins:
- the aroD gene encoding type I 3-dehydroquinate dehydratase, with amino-acid sequence MKYKTCVSIVEETPNKIKKTLKTALTKSDFVEVRFDFLKAEQIPETIDMIKKDLNRIVCTLRPKTEGGKFTGSEKERISILKLIAEYTPYLLDIEFNTLRKNSLLVKYLKDTNTKLLVSWHDFKKTPSTIELKNKMNQMSKFSSNLKIVSTAKSTDDSTRMLELYSKKGKNNLIAFAMGDLGRISRILCLYLGSPYTYVSLGKAVAPGQFSVDEIKKIINLKKN; translated from the coding sequence ATGAAGTACAAAACATGTGTGTCTATTGTAGAGGAAACACCAAATAAAATCAAAAAAACATTAAAGACTGCGCTAACAAAATCCGATTTTGTTGAAGTTAGATTTGATTTTTTAAAGGCAGAACAAATACCTGAAACAATAGATATGATCAAAAAAGATCTAAATAGAATTGTATGCACATTAAGGCCAAAAACAGAAGGCGGAAAATTCACAGGTAGTGAAAAAGAAAGAATTTCAATCTTAAAATTAATCGCAGAATATACCCCATACTTGCTAGATATTGAATTTAACACTCTAAGAAAGAACTCATTATTAGTAAAATATCTAAAAGATACAAATACAAAATTACTTGTATCCTGGCATGATTTTAAGAAAACACCAAGTACCATCGAACTAAAAAATAAAATGAATCAAATGAGCAAGTTTTCATCCAATCTCAAAATTGTGTCTACTGCAAAATCAACAGATGACTCTACCCGAATGCTAGAACTTTACAGTAAAAAAGGGAAGAATAATTTAATCGCATTTGCAATGGGTGATTTGGGCAGAATTTCACGAATTTTATGCCTGTATTTAGGTAGCCCCTACACATATGTCTCATTAGGTAAAGCAGTAGCACCAGGACAGTTTAGTGTTGATGAAATTAAAAAAATTATAAATTTAAAAAAAAATTAA
- a CDS encoding 2-amino-3,7-dideoxy-D-threo-hept-6-ulosonate synthase has protein sequence MVSGNQIRLNRILRKGRMLCIPMDHGISNGPIKGLEDPTSTIYKCEGRGLTSVIINKGILKALSRPTKIGILVHLSSSTSLSLSPNRKMLTGTVKEAVAMGADGISLHINIGGKEEPEMLEQLGMTADQCHKWGMPLLAMMYPRGENIKDPHDPEIVGHVSRIGAECGADIIKTLYTGDIDSFAKIVKSTPVPIVIAGGPKAKTDLDILQMTEDVMTAGAKGVTYGRNIFAHKTPEKMVEALSEIIFRKGTAKEALKKIE, from the coding sequence ATGGTATCTGGTAACCAAATCCGACTTAATCGAATTCTCAGGAAAGGAAGAATGCTGTGTATCCCAATGGATCATGGAATTTCAAATGGCCCAATCAAAGGACTTGAAGATCCAACATCGACTATTTACAAATGTGAAGGTCGTGGTTTAACAAGTGTTATAATCAATAAAGGAATACTCAAAGCATTATCTAGACCAACTAAAATTGGAATTCTAGTTCATCTTTCAAGTAGTACATCATTATCACTATCACCTAATAGAAAAATGCTAACAGGCACTGTTAAAGAAGCAGTTGCAATGGGTGCAGATGGAATTTCACTCCACATCAACATTGGGGGTAAGGAAGAACCTGAGATGTTAGAACAACTTGGGATGACTGCAGATCAATGCCACAAATGGGGAATGCCTCTTTTAGCAATGATGTATCCAAGAGGTGAAAACATCAAAGATCCACATGATCCGGAAATTGTAGGACATGTTTCAAGAATTGGAGCAGAATGTGGTGCCGATATTATCAAAACATTATACACAGGAGATATTGACTCTTTTGCTAAAATTGTAAAAAGTACACCTGTCCCAATTGTAATTGCAGGCGGACCAAAAGCAAAAACAGATTTAGATATTCTTCAAATGACTGAGGATGTCATGACTGCAGGAGCTAAAGGAGTCACATATGGCAGGAATATCTTTGCACATAAAACACCTGAAAAAATGGTAGAAGCATTATCTGAAATAATTTTCAGAAAAGGAACCGCAAAGGAAGCATTGAAGAAAATTGAGTAA
- a CDS encoding shikimate kinase codes for MAKAKATVHGAISLVNAIANQKGATLGISLKVEATVESTQGKGIVIQSENQSLSSRLINKTVEKIVSKKDLEQNKIMITLDSEIPTGYGLKSSSAISSAIALACAKIFKPKLTDQQILLAGVDASIESKVSITGAYDDACSCYYGGFNVTDNAKKKRIHFEKGPSNLVAVIFIPKNRKRGNLKKLKILSSVFAVAWELARKANYWESMTINGLATASILNSNPKIITDLIEKGALAASVSGNGPSIAAVVKKENEVAIKKIFSVLEGNIIVSKINNEKAEVHEV; via the coding sequence ATGGCAAAGGCAAAAGCTACAGTCCATGGGGCAATTTCACTTGTAAATGCGATTGCAAATCAAAAAGGTGCAACGTTAGGGATTTCCTTAAAAGTAGAAGCAACAGTTGAAAGCACACAAGGTAAGGGAATTGTTATTCAATCTGAAAACCAAAGTCTTAGTTCTCGTCTGATTAACAAAACAGTTGAAAAGATAGTCTCAAAAAAAGATTTAGAGCAAAATAAGATTATGATTACTCTTGATTCCGAAATTCCAACTGGATATGGTCTTAAAAGTTCAAGTGCGATTTCTTCGGCAATTGCTCTAGCATGTGCAAAAATATTCAAACCAAAACTTACTGATCAACAAATACTACTTGCAGGAGTTGATGCATCAATAGAATCCAAAGTAAGTATTACAGGAGCATATGATGATGCATGTTCTTGTTATTATGGAGGATTTAATGTAACAGATAATGCAAAGAAAAAAAGAATTCATTTTGAGAAAGGACCATCAAATTTAGTTGCAGTTATATTTATTCCAAAAAATAGAAAAAGAGGAAATTTAAAAAAATTAAAAATTTTATCATCTGTTTTTGCAGTGGCATGGGAATTAGCAAGAAAGGCAAACTACTGGGAATCTATGACAATTAATGGACTTGCAACAGCATCAATTTTAAATTCAAATCCTAAAATAATTACAGATTTAATTGAAAAAGGTGCACTGGCAGCATCTGTTTCAGGTAATGGACCATCTATTGCAGCAGTAGTTAAAAAAGAAAATGAAGTAGCAATAAAAAAAATATTCTCAGTGTTGGAAGGCAACATAATAGTTTCAAAAATTAATAACGAAAAGGCAGAAGTCCATGAAGTGTAA
- a CDS encoding 3-dehydroquinate synthase II, whose protein sequence is MSKTRELIILPKVSQAQLSKFIVQLEEEGIQMVYLDPKKLTKVKTKLQTVFPSNSSNYVVLEKEGSVKPKRKKVGRKFQVLSNLDIENILSNAKQGLDFVIVEVKDWKIIPLENIIAKLHKIHTKIFAIARTPEEVRKMFSILEVGVDGVIFSTSSITEVREAMVYLGTRSFEMKPAKIIEIKEVGDGERVCVDTASILHKGEGMLIGSRSNFLFLVHNESVGSSFTSPRPFRVNAGAVHCYTLSPDGTTNYLSEVETGSEVLILNSKGKARRATVGRSKIERRPMLMIKASVGGEIGGIIAQDAETIRFVRPNGQLVSVTHLKKGDTVMVHAKPATGRHFGMEVSDEYILEK, encoded by the coding sequence TTGAGTAAAACAAGAGAATTAATAATTTTACCTAAAGTGAGTCAAGCACAACTATCCAAATTTATTGTTCAATTAGAAGAAGAGGGAATCCAAATGGTGTACCTTGACCCAAAAAAACTAACCAAAGTAAAAACTAAACTTCAAACAGTCTTTCCATCAAATTCATCAAATTATGTTGTACTGGAAAAAGAAGGTAGTGTTAAACCAAAACGTAAGAAGGTTGGAAGAAAATTCCAAGTATTATCAAACTTAGATATTGAGAATATCTTATCTAATGCCAAACAAGGATTAGATTTTGTTATTGTAGAAGTGAAAGATTGGAAAATCATTCCTTTGGAAAACATTATTGCTAAACTACATAAAATACACACCAAAATTTTTGCAATAGCTAGAACCCCTGAGGAAGTGAGAAAAATGTTTTCAATCTTAGAAGTGGGAGTAGACGGAGTAATTTTCAGCACATCGTCAATTACTGAAGTGAGAGAGGCTATGGTGTATCTTGGAACTAGAAGTTTTGAGATGAAACCTGCTAAGATTATTGAAATCAAAGAGGTAGGAGACGGAGAGCGCGTGTGTGTAGATACGGCATCAATACTCCATAAAGGAGAAGGTATGTTAATTGGTAGCAGATCAAACTTTTTGTTTCTAGTTCATAATGAATCAGTAGGATCTTCATTTACGTCACCAAGACCATTTAGAGTTAATGCAGGAGCAGTTCATTGCTATACTCTTTCACCTGATGGAACAACCAACTATCTCTCAGAGGTTGAAACAGGTTCTGAAGTATTAATTCTCAATTCTAAAGGAAAAGCAAGAAGAGCTACTGTAGGAAGATCAAAAATAGAAAGAAGACCAATGCTAATGATCAAAGCTTCTGTTGGAGGAGAAATAGGCGGCATAATAGCACAGGATGCTGAAACAATTAGATTTGTAAGACCAAATGGACAACTAGTATCTGTAACGCATCTAAAAAAAGGAGACACCGTTATGGTACATGCAAAGCCAGCAACTGGCAGACATTTTGGAATGGAAGTGTCTGATGAATACATTCTAGAAAAATAA
- the aroE gene encoding shikimate dehydrogenase: MGKSFAVIGDPIDHSLSPNIHSAAFRELNLDSSYIAYRIPKGELEEGIEGLKKIKIDGFNVTIPHKVEMMKYLDKTDESCSLIGAVNTVTNKDGILKGYNTDMDGFLDPFKKKKLDIINKKVLLIGAGGAARAIVAGFSKEKAKSITITNRTLENAEKLVKFSEQIGLNANAIKIEQVKNIGKEYDIIVNATSIGLKNESSIIPLDGINEKTIVYDIVYMPINTDFIKKAKEKNAIIIFGYEMLLGQAIRAFEIWHGIEAPYNAMKRALLGGF, from the coding sequence ATGGGAAAATCATTTGCAGTAATTGGAGACCCTATTGATCATTCATTATCTCCAAATATTCATAGTGCGGCATTTAGAGAATTAAATTTAGATTCGTCATACATTGCATATAGAATTCCAAAGGGAGAATTAGAAGAAGGAATTGAAGGATTAAAAAAAATCAAGATTGATGGATTCAATGTCACCATACCACATAAAGTAGAGATGATGAAGTATTTGGATAAAACTGATGAATCTTGTAGTTTGATTGGGGCTGTTAACACAGTTACAAATAAGGATGGAATTCTTAAAGGATACAACACAGATATGGATGGATTCTTAGATCCATTTAAGAAAAAAAAATTAGATATAATAAACAAAAAAGTTCTTCTTATTGGAGCCGGTGGAGCAGCAAGAGCAATTGTTGCAGGATTTTCCAAAGAAAAAGCTAAAAGCATTACAATTACAAATAGAACATTAGAAAATGCAGAAAAGCTTGTAAAGTTTTCAGAACAAATTGGTTTGAATGCCAATGCAATTAAAATTGAGCAAGTCAAAAACATAGGAAAAGAGTATGACATTATAGTTAATGCAACGTCAATAGGTCTGAAAAACGAATCAAGCATCATACCACTCGACGGAATTAACGAGAAGACAATTGTGTATGATATAGTATACATGCCAATTAATACAGATTTTATCAAAAAAGCAAAAGAAAAAAACGCAATCATAATTTTTGGCTATGAAATGTTATTAGGTCAGGCAATCAGAGCATTTGAGATTTGGCATGGCATAGAAGCACCTTATAATGCCATGAAAAGAGCACTTCTAGGAGGATTTTGA